The Sinomicrobium kalidii region ATGGCAATGGAGCCGGGCCTCACGGGCACTCGGCAGTGCCCGAACCCATGGATAACGGACAGATCTGGAAATACAATATTCCTTCAGGTGCATGGACCAACATCACACCTTCGGGTTTCAACAGGGCATTCGGAGGAATAAGCGTTGATCCGAATAATCCTAACCGGGTTGTGACATCTACCATCAACACCTATATGAACCAGAATGGGACCTGGGGTGACCGGATATTCCTGAGCACCAGCGGCGGATCGAGCTGGGTTGATGTGGTAGACCGGGGATTTAACATGGACCCTGATGGTGTAACCTGGATCAACGGCCATTCCATCCATTGGGCAGGCTCCGTAGAATTCGACCCCTTCAATACGCAAAAAGTCTGGGTCACTTCGGGGAATGGTATTTTCGTGAATGACAACATCAATAGCAGCGGTACCTGGCGGTTTACTGTCCGGGGGCTTGAAGAAACCGTGCCCCTTGGCCTGGAAAGTATTCCCAATGGCCCTTTAATTTCGGTTATCGGCGACTATGACGGATTCAGGCATACTGACATTGGTCAATATGCACCCATTCATAACCCGCAAATGGGAACCACCACCGGGCTGGCAGTAGCGGCCCAGAATACGGGCAAAATGGTTCGGGTGGGAAATTCCATGTATTATTCCACCGATATGGGATCGACCTGGACCCAAAGCAATATGAACGGAACGCAGGGAAAGGTGGCGCTATCGGCCAATGGCAATATCGTTTTGCATTCGCCCAGGCAATCGTCTGTCACTTACCGTTCAACGAATAACGGGTCTTCCTGGTCCACGGTAAGCGGGTTAAGTTTTAATGAAGCACATCCGGTTGGCGACCCGGTCAATTCCAATAAATTTTATGCATACAACCCCGGGAACGGAGCGGTAATGGTGAGCACCGACGGCGGATCTTCATTTTCCCAGACAGGTTCAGTCGCGGGCTGGGGCTCAAAAGTCATCCGGCTGGCGCCCGGAAGGGAAGGCCATGTCTGGATAGCTTTGAACAATGGAGGTCTGGTACGTTCAACAGACTCCGGGCAATCCTTTTCAACCATAAATGGTATCAGTTATTGTGGAGCCGTTGGTTTCGGTATCGCTGCCCCCGGAGCCAATTATCCTGCCATTTACATTTGGGGTACCATCAACAATGTAAAAGGTGTTTATCGCTCCACAGACCAGGGAGCATCCTGGACCAGGATCAATACGGACACGCAACAATACGGAGGTCCGGGAAACGGGCAATTCGTGCAGGGAGATATGAATGTCTTCGGAAGAGTATATATGAGTACGGCCGGTCGTGGTATCGTATATGGAGACCCTGCCGCCTGTACGCCTACGGGCATTATACCGTACGTACAGATCAATAACGGAACCTGGCAGCAAACAGCCAGTGCCGCCTTAGACGCAGGCGGGACGGTGAAATTCGGGCCCCAGCCTATCCAGGGAGGATCGTGGAGCTGGAGCGGACCGAACGGTTTTAGTGCTTCCACCCGGGAAGTAACCATTTCCAATATACAGGCCAGCCAGGCAGGAAGCTATGAAGCTACCTATACGAACAGCGGAGGGTGCCAAAGCACGCAGACTTTTGATGTCACAATAACAAGTGGAGCCCAGGCGGAGAAAACCATTGC contains the following coding sequences:
- a CDS encoding T9SS type A sorting domain-containing protein, coding for MKKINHDYGKNSFRYKIPAFLCLFVTILMCQGHKVKAQATADYNWKSVAIGGGGFVSAIIPSKTQQNLVYARTDVGGAYRWNASTGSWIPLTDWVSEDQVGFLGVESLATDPNNPGRLYMLAGISYFNNGKTAILHSSDYGNTFTVTDVTDQFKAHGNGMGRQTGEKLVVDPNNSNIVYCGTRRNGLFRSTDAGVTWSRLNTLNVTTTPNENGISFVILDGSSVSGGVTQRIIVGVSRSGSTNLYRSENGGQSFSAVSGATTTYMPHRAALASNGDLYITYGNGAGPHGHSAVPEPMDNGQIWKYNIPSGAWTNITPSGFNRAFGGISVDPNNPNRVVTSTINTYMNQNGTWGDRIFLSTSGGSSWVDVVDRGFNMDPDGVTWINGHSIHWAGSVEFDPFNTQKVWVTSGNGIFVNDNINSSGTWRFTVRGLEETVPLGLESIPNGPLISVIGDYDGFRHTDIGQYAPIHNPQMGTTTGLAVAAQNTGKMVRVGNSMYYSTDMGSTWTQSNMNGTQGKVALSANGNIVLHSPRQSSVTYRSTNNGSSWSTVSGLSFNEAHPVGDPVNSNKFYAYNPGNGAVMVSTDGGSSFSQTGSVAGWGSKVIRLAPGREGHVWIALNNGGLVRSTDSGQSFSTINGISYCGAVGFGIAAPGANYPAIYIWGTINNVKGVYRSTDQGASWTRINTDTQQYGGPGNGQFVQGDMNVFGRVYMSTAGRGIVYGDPAACTPTGIIPYVQINNGTWQQTASAALDAGGTVKFGPQPIQGGSWSWSGPNGFSASTREVTISNIQASQAGSYEATYTNSGGCQSTQTFDVTITSGAQAEKTIALQVNDNTLANEVVIYPNPTRAGKFSIALPAPLQTAIISIYDNRGRWLYQEVTGGDEIREFDQSLDRGIYLVNIRSGQYNITKKLIVN